From Thalassovita sp.:
ATCTGGCGCTGCGGGTCGATGTAATGACGGTGTTGCAGACCAATGGCTACCTGCCGCTGCTGGTGCAGATCTATCAGCGCCAACCGGAAAGGCGGGCATGGTTGTTGGCGACGGTTGAGCAGGCGCCGATTGCGCGGAAGCGTGCGTTTTTGGCGCTGCTGCGTGGCGCCTTAAGAGGCGCGCCGATTGGGGAAAGCGGATGATCGAATTAGGTCGCGAAACCCCGCAGTTTGTCCCGAAGGAGGGCGGGTTGAAATACGCGCCCCTGTCAGCGCCGGCGGCGGGGCATCTTGGCTCCAAACAGATGGACATGCTGGCGGACGTGCTTTCCTGGGGGCTACCAGCATTCGTCATCCTGATCGCTGTCCCGCAGGGCGCGACCTCTGCGCTTGCTTGGATCGGCGCTGCATTGGTGCTGTCGATGACTGGCATGGTCTATTTTCTCATCCGGGCCTTCTGTGTGCCACACCGCACCATAGAGCTGCGCCATCATAGAGGCATTGCTTACCTGAGTGGCTCGATACTGATTGCAGCGGCTTGGGGGGTGTTGCCCGTTCCGGTGCGCCCTCTGTCAGGCCTGCCCAATGACGTGCACCCTAGTCACATCAGTCTGGCGTTCGGGGCGGGGCAGCTGGCCCTGCTGCGGCTGGCGTCCTACGCGATGTTGTTTGTGCTGATGACAGAGGTCTGCGCCAACCCGCGCCGGGCCGAGCGGATGCTGACGTTGCTATACGTTGGGTTTGTGGCCCATGCGGCCTGGGCGCTGCTGTCGCTCTATGCGCTGGGGGATACGCTGCTGCTGGGGGACAAACCGGCCTACCAGGGGGTGGCAACGGGAACTTTTGTGAACCGCAATTCCTTTGCCAGCTTTATGGCGATGGGGGCGGTGATCGGAACTGCACGTCTGGCGGCGGTGATGCTAAGTGCGGAGCGAGCATTCCTGCCGCGCGCCAGCAACGGGGCGGTGGTGCTACAGGTGTTAGGTCTCCTTCTGATCCTGAGCGCGCTTGCTGCGACGGGATCGCGGATGGGGGTGTTTTCTGCCCTGATCGCGATCGGCAGTGTGATCTGTTTTCTTGCCATCAAGGCCGGGACGCTGGGCCGTAGAACCGGATGGGCTCTGTCCCTTGGTGCGTTTGTTTTGGCTCTATTTATCCTCAGCACCTTTGGGCAGACCACGCTGGAACGGCTTGTATTTGTGCCCGCCGATTGGGAGGTGCGGCTAGAGCTTTACCGGCAGACCTGGGCGATGATCATGGCGCGCCCGTGGGTGGGCTATGGCGTGGATGGGTTCCATGTGGCGTTTGAGCTGTTTCATCAGCCTGACCTGCGGATGGATCGGACGTGGCAGCTGCCGCACAACACCTACCTCAGCCTTTGGGTGGACTATGGGATCCCGTTGGGCAGTTTGACCCTGGTTTTGGTGGCGGTGGTGTTTGCCAAACTGCTGCGCGCCCTGCGCCAGCGACGGCACGGCTATGGACCCGCGGTGATTGGGTGCGCGGTGATCATTCTGGCCGCGGTGCATTCGCTTGCGGATTTCAGTTTTGAGATTGCTGCAAATGTCTATGTGTTCATCGCTTTGGTCTGCCTCGGTCTGGCGCCTGCGCGCGGGTCGGAAGGCACAGAAAGTAAGCCCGATGACATGGAACGCATGGAGACTGGGAGGGGCCTGTGAGGTTGAGTATTTCAAATGGGGCACTTGGGGCGGGGTAACATGCATAGATCTCATGCGGCGTTTCTGGACCTGCGCGATATCCTTCACATTCTGCGGCGTCAGCGGTGGCTGGTTACGCTGACCTGTCTGGTCATACTCACCCTCGCCGGGGCCTATCTGTTGCGCACCACGGCGCTGTTTACGGCAACAGCGCTGGTGCAGATCGATCCGCAGGAAACCAATCTGCTGGACCCTTCGGCAGGCCACAGCGGTACCCTGGGCGCGGAGGACGTGCGGATTGAGACCGAGGTTGAGATCCTTAAATCACCCCGGTTGGCGTTGCAGACGATCAAGACGGCTGACTTGTCTGACACCGCGGCGTTTGGCCCCCGGGTTGGCCTGTTGGATCAGATGCGTCTGGCGCTGGGCGTGACGCTGCCGACCCCGTCCGCCACCGCGCTGGTGAATGAGACAATCGCTAATTTCTCAGAGGCGTTGACGGTGCAGCGCAGGGGGCAGACCTATCTGGTGAGTGTTCAGATCACCAGTGAGGATCCCGATCTGGCGGCGCATCTCGCCAACACCCATGCTCGCATCTACATCGGGGATCAGCTGACCAGCCGCAGGCGATCGGTTGCGGCCTCGGGTGAGGTGCTGCGTGCAGAATTGGGCAAATCGGCGGAGCGGTTGGCGGAGAGCAATGCGGCCCTGCGCGGGTATGTATTGGAAAACATTGACCGGTTGAGCGCCGAGGTAGGCAGTGCGGAGCTGCGTCAGCTCAGCATCCAACTGACCGATGGGCAGGCGCAATTGCTGCGGGTCGAAGATCGGTTGCAGCTTGCAGATCAAGGGTTGGAGCAAGGGGATTGGCAGGATCTTGCGGCCCAGGTGGGCGATCAGTCGCTTGCCGCGCTGGCGCAGCAGCGTACGGCGCTTGCCACCCGTCTGATTGGTGCGGAACTGACCCCGCAGGACAGTTTTGATCTGACCGCTGAGGTCCGGGCGCTTGAGGCGGAACTGCGGGCGCAGGGGCGTGCGGCAGTGACCGGGTTGCGCCGGGATTATCAGCAGGTGCAACGGGCGCAGGACCGCACGCTGGGTGAGGTGCAGCGTGCCCTCACGAGCGCGGATCTGAGCCCGCAAACCCTGACCGATATCT
This genomic window contains:
- a CDS encoding GumC family protein; its protein translation is MHRSHAAFLDLRDILHILRRQRWLVTLTCLVILTLAGAYLLRTTALFTATALVQIDPQETNLLDPSAGHSGTLGAEDVRIETEVEILKSPRLALQTIKTADLSDTAAFGPRVGLLDQMRLALGVTLPTPSATALVNETIANFSEALTVQRRGQTYLVSVQITSEDPDLAAHLANTHARIYIGDQLTSRRRSVAASGEVLRAELGKSAERLAESNAALRGYVLENIDRLSAEVGSAELRQLSIQLTDGQAQLLRVEDRLQLADQGLEQGDWQDLAAQVGDQSLAALAQQRTALATRLIGAELTPQDSFDLTAEVRALEAELRAQGRAAVTGLRRDYQQVQRAQDRTLGEVQRALTSADLSPQTLTDIYALNQNALTSQRQFDRLNTRLRDVEALAVMQVAGSRLVSEALPPSDPSFPNTGLVLGVALVFALGMGIGLALLKEFYYGGVTSASQLGNVLPLKTAAAVPKTAMQPGWRTLADKVVAEPMTQFAEAFRALRASVDRGLGTRGQASGAVVLVTSANPAEGKSTTALALARTYALAGQRTLLIDADLRSPNIQAFIGAEPNVGLLEYLQSNGALRQKQAGAGRDDNDAPVEQFYLRDPRSPLAIILGSRRADVPTDAPLQSTAFKALLDNARGAFDVVIVDSAPLAPLVDTQYIAPLVDVAVLCVRFGQATQVELRSAYTSLRETLPEDAAIIGILNGVEGRSQGYSYGSYFD
- a CDS encoding O-antigen ligase family protein, translated to MIELGRETPQFVPKEGGLKYAPLSAPAAGHLGSKQMDMLADVLSWGLPAFVILIAVPQGATSALAWIGAALVLSMTGMVYFLIRAFCVPHRTIELRHHRGIAYLSGSILIAAAWGVLPVPVRPLSGLPNDVHPSHISLAFGAGQLALLRLASYAMLFVLMTEVCANPRRAERMLTLLYVGFVAHAAWALLSLYALGDTLLLGDKPAYQGVATGTFVNRNSFASFMAMGAVIGTARLAAVMLSAERAFLPRASNGAVVLQVLGLLLILSALAATGSRMGVFSALIAIGSVICFLAIKAGTLGRRTGWALSLGAFVLALFILSTFGQTTLERLVFVPADWEVRLELYRQTWAMIMARPWVGYGVDGFHVAFELFHQPDLRMDRTWQLPHNTYLSLWVDYGIPLGSLTLVLVAVVFAKLLRALRQRRHGYGPAVIGCAVIILAAVHSLADFSFEIAANVYVFIALVCLGLAPARGSEGTESKPDDMERMETGRGL